One window from the genome of Cyclobacterium amurskyense encodes:
- a CDS encoding Rossmann-fold NAD(P)-binding domain-containing protein, with amino-acid sequence MTTKPNEQSIVMLGASGAVGTAALNSLLSLKNIQQLTLLGRNPIPNVNADFVKQYKINIHEPKSYLDYLPGHRSAICTLGVGEPSKISKEEFIKIDKTAVLNFAIACKNAGVKHFELLASVGIHAESRFFYLRAKGELVEALKDLNFDRLSIFQPSMILTPTNRYGLSQAITLKVWPYLNPLLIGGLRKYRGIPVDVLGQAMANNIFNNGKGYEILQWDQFYSVTKKRN; translated from the coding sequence ATGACGACAAAACCCAATGAACAATCGATTGTAATGTTAGGTGCTAGTGGTGCCGTTGGTACAGCAGCTTTAAACTCTCTTCTTTCTCTAAAAAACATTCAGCAACTTACCTTGCTTGGAAGAAATCCCATTCCAAATGTAAATGCTGACTTTGTAAAACAATACAAAATCAATATTCATGAACCTAAGTCGTACCTGGACTATTTACCTGGTCACAGAAGTGCTATCTGCACTTTAGGTGTAGGTGAACCTTCAAAAATAAGTAAAGAAGAATTTATTAAAATTGATAAAACGGCTGTTTTAAATTTTGCAATAGCATGTAAAAATGCTGGAGTCAAACATTTTGAGTTATTGGCCTCAGTAGGAATACATGCTGAATCAAGATTTTTCTATTTAAGAGCAAAAGGGGAATTGGTCGAAGCTTTAAAAGACTTGAATTTTGATCGGTTAAGCATATTTCAACCATCAATGATTTTAACACCCACAAACCGATATGGGCTATCACAAGCCATTACCTTGAAAGTATGGCCCTACCTAAATCCGTTATTGATCGGGGGATTAAGGAAATACCGTGGTATACCGGTAGATGTATTAGGACAGGCAATGGCAAATAACATTTTCAATAATGGTAAAGGTTATGAAATTTTACAATGGGATCAGTTTTATTCGGTAACAAAAAAACGAAACTAA